A genomic segment from Micromonospora echinaurantiaca encodes:
- a CDS encoding GNAT family N-acetyltransferase: MNAEQRVADPHRYARDVPGFGAVTIRPVDPDTDIDLLHGWVSQERARFWGMLDADRERVAEIYRYLDSLGTHHAYLVHRDGVPVALLQTYDPYADPVGECYDVRPGDYGIHLLLGPPTSTEHGFTATVVAEMLRFVLSDPDRRRIVVEPDARNERAIRRLLRCGFVAGPQVDLPEKRAQLLFLERTDAPG; this comes from the coding sequence ATGAACGCTGAGCAGCGCGTCGCCGATCCGCACCGGTACGCCCGGGACGTTCCCGGTTTCGGGGCGGTGACCATCCGGCCGGTCGACCCGGACACCGACATCGACCTGCTGCACGGCTGGGTGAGCCAGGAGCGGGCCCGGTTCTGGGGGATGCTCGACGCCGACCGGGAGCGGGTCGCGGAGATCTACCGGTACCTGGACTCGTTGGGTACGCACCACGCGTACCTGGTGCACCGGGACGGCGTGCCGGTCGCGCTGCTGCAGACCTACGACCCGTACGCCGACCCGGTCGGCGAGTGCTACGACGTACGCCCCGGCGACTACGGCATCCACCTGCTGCTCGGCCCGCCGACGTCGACCGAGCACGGGTTCACCGCCACCGTGGTCGCGGAGATGCTCCGTTTCGTCCTGTCCGATCCGGACCGGCGCCGGATCGTGGTGGAGCCGGACGCGCGCAACGAGCGGGCGATCCGCCGGTTGCTGCGCTGCGGATTCGTCGCCGGCCCGCAGGTGGACCTGCCCGAGAAGCGGGCCCAACTGCTTTTCCTGGAACGGACCGACGCGCCCGGTTGA
- a CDS encoding protein kinase domain-containing protein — MSITEEEPPRTDVAAQALVAVVDADAHDALAAVPGSILRDAAVAAALLVREAALLASIVTPDDRRRDEAGSRAVRLLGRLCDAAYAGEDHQLSQLLDWFARAWLGRPFNGAIYGDRHLPEAVHAPLAALTEQAGEAPVMICAAAHRELERVLAELERDASRLSAIDREVTGPLFVRPVREVIEAARAGQPHDAGLLAERPEDLVAAVNRTLREPIPTNGRRWPLLVRATEQIQDHVRRSIELGRLAQGAVAPPAVPGDTLPAPLDELVAVALTAAEPPPVGERLPETLARAALAHAGTPELGCRVAGVLEGLDIATAEVEEALSPLQDLHERVLEYAARCPDDAEVEEVAALIGAGIADCDLGYARDGLDLLAVTVRGAELRRRLTRTGNRIEAMPPDLAGGAGPHLRAARIAVAEQRFEDAEFHLTEIDGLTGPRPRTGPTPRPPAAPATPSLADFKRRRDGSDVPTLSAIEQAVADGDRDELLALARRLGRPDTVELVDAMIDRFATDGEVAEALLSGLPPRQRPAVLHRLAEVRRARGDEAGAEEAARRSRPPVPPAELTVASPLPAADLLVPRINSSTGADDARPSATELADALADETRAGSAISLGWAVGQYVFAGDPLRGLELYRECAERFYGNATLAWNLGCAYAAVGCRDEAVGALRYFLDIMADRVPAEQRAALTEFLRHNGVPAPEPTPPPVPVALPQHVMQAQEKAAKALYEQGQAEAALRRIRRLLRLAPHSPGAFLLLRICREQRWLDQAREAVAEIAAAGAANWRHHYELARIAVEVDAADLAEEHLRTAADLGASMDELYRLRQRIGAGGPVAGARLDGAAEPATGASALPPLPQPRDLVREVRAAIADPYDPSHLVGLARQALMVMPSAATVIVDEVLAAPHADELVGELVRFLPAEGQLTAVLVLAPELGRAGRTRDAIDLLRGVETVARPTELPRVWLTLQRLMRDAGIDPDGEPGGWLRLPATPGPPRSDGPALAPPPWITEIAVTSGTPPAVHRAHQVQLEQGPAAAAQLWRDAVAAGFGLALPNALGTLVLTGRAAEAVALYRQTSDRLYLVASAAWNLGCAFAYLGDLESAGAAFEYHTRVTSRTYLPEQRAALERLFAELGRPLPMPVAHPGWRPVPSPRSAPAGGVSAARAVEAFRRAPDAHRFIVASSALRAEMADAPPDRRRLLLAQIEEMFAELPSPTAHPYAEHIRALALAGEDQRAWTMVLDCLDRFDLAAELLAPALALATGRARVTQLEEILTRQADGGDYTRYLTLAKLARKRGDGPARRRYAEAALLHNPSSAEARKLLGRGAPPAENRPIWERRSALEDLVRSMTTREPVEVLKQLPDYSAEIKRLESRAVDVLTPYPPCDEFLDIEDEARPAVDAGIRAARHEDWPLAATEFGAALQLQPRHLGVARNTAGAFIRLGRLSDARAIAESISYSHHGRLLLAQLAYAEKDLDRAADHLAELSVAGVPEANAYAFGLAGLRLHLQNRPREAAEALLRRAEDALPGRPEFSTAMAAVIADSHGHDDLVRRAVGLLFTPRLTSRQAVDWAIERQRLEALGAPHAPELRPADLERLVDHFAGQDPVRLRNFLDRLADRLPAARNREVRLLRARVAEECGLIEDAFAARFGLLDPNARDRRAMLDDLTAFCERTLYLEGLDRVLEVKREWQLLTPVDSDRAEAQRSSIEYRRSVYREKINATLWEIQRIRTDDDIARVEPPLAALTDRLLGFTEGTGVAQAVHRLAGLWRRCVELLPQVGGPVTDVGLRSELLTVLRQIRSLQTGLGSPVVEEAAATVGKWLYGRWEQIARDQRSSTGAIEVNVLAATRIVGGPVEAVVEFTAHVEVRELRVRLGGQTTNLGRMDAEEQRTEGFCADVAADDVSLTVTFQTADGLRDEIVRQLALEVGDQHEHPVRSLFTPNVTATGDMFFGRNAELEKLRLEYGEAHTRNATIRSLTGPRKVGKTSLLQWLETDGPPESWKIPYVLPIYLDVSSFPSGAHPLGRIGRAIASAAEALAAQGRFTDPVPPPPAEPDDAQAFIRWCRRLRAACAERLGFLVILDEVQELLKDLHARQELGPVAASLRTIANSGAVALLLCGSCTGATLKALLAGTALQDELQTETLGYLDRRATEQVFEEGFAGTARILPEARAEVWRLTEGHPNHIHHIGKDVALRLTTDRRRLVTRSLVGEVGLAMAKTSAATIGIVKLDTEGPDGRDLLVQLANRAQGAIDLGETAELKRELDARHMDQIDRYLLIGLLRVDREQYRWANEIINLHVQHFAERQFSQLRFTIEESHLHASQYETQRTYSLGPCRTRLVMREGQLFTAKRVTHTTDTGGRSRADSSALTGDETAKLVDEFLTYLSRTPLTGVPRYVGREGDWFLFDHAEGRSLAEIARMQRDVPTEPYKLVRWIAAACDVVERVFRLRGITHGNIKPGNVIVDDTTVSVVDWGRGTQDGSANPISGGTPGYLSPGYLRRLDQDEGGALPTDDVFALGVVLYQMLDPNGELPYGTELADLDTAGRPAGARPLPVELPLMACLTRAIALRDEDRYVTAGDFARDLRLAVPEAAPERPAEFPPAPAPPRTAGQSLIIHRVEEMNVTKDGISIEGSSVTGSVVGNRNRIGTFAVNAGVETSELTARIAQLESAVEALRAELPAGVADGVARDLAAFTGEATAEAPRPDRLQRIGADIVDAAETVPASTPLFQRVGLPVITLVNEIINMIAG, encoded by the coding sequence TTGAGCATCACGGAGGAGGAGCCGCCCCGGACGGATGTCGCGGCGCAGGCGCTCGTCGCCGTCGTCGACGCCGACGCGCACGACGCGCTGGCCGCTGTCCCGGGGTCGATCCTGCGCGACGCCGCGGTGGCGGCGGCCCTGCTGGTGCGCGAGGCCGCGCTGCTCGCCTCCATCGTCACCCCCGACGACCGGCGTCGCGACGAGGCCGGGTCGCGGGCCGTACGGCTGCTCGGCCGGCTCTGCGACGCGGCGTACGCGGGCGAGGACCACCAGCTCAGCCAGCTGCTCGACTGGTTCGCCAGGGCGTGGCTGGGCCGCCCGTTCAACGGTGCCATCTACGGCGACCGGCACCTGCCCGAGGCAGTGCACGCCCCGCTCGCCGCACTGACCGAGCAGGCCGGCGAGGCGCCGGTGATGATCTGCGCGGCCGCACACCGGGAACTGGAACGGGTGCTGGCCGAGCTGGAGCGGGACGCGTCCCGGCTCAGCGCGATCGACCGGGAGGTGACCGGCCCGCTCTTCGTCCGGCCGGTGCGCGAGGTGATCGAGGCGGCCCGGGCCGGGCAGCCGCACGACGCCGGCCTGCTCGCCGAGCGGCCGGAGGACCTGGTGGCCGCCGTCAACCGGACGCTGCGCGAGCCGATCCCGACGAACGGCCGGCGCTGGCCACTGCTGGTACGGGCGACCGAACAGATCCAGGACCACGTACGGCGGTCGATCGAACTGGGGCGGCTCGCGCAGGGCGCCGTCGCGCCGCCCGCCGTGCCCGGTGACACCCTGCCCGCCCCGCTGGACGAACTCGTGGCCGTCGCGCTCACCGCGGCCGAGCCGCCGCCGGTCGGCGAGCGCCTCCCGGAGACGCTGGCCCGGGCCGCGCTGGCGCACGCCGGTACGCCCGAGCTGGGTTGCCGGGTGGCCGGCGTGCTGGAGGGCCTGGACATCGCGACGGCCGAGGTGGAGGAGGCCCTGTCCCCGTTGCAGGACCTGCACGAGCGGGTCCTCGAATACGCCGCCCGCTGTCCCGACGACGCCGAAGTGGAGGAGGTCGCCGCGCTGATCGGCGCGGGCATCGCCGACTGCGACCTCGGGTACGCCCGCGACGGCCTCGACCTGCTCGCCGTGACGGTGCGCGGCGCGGAGCTGCGGCGGCGGCTGACCCGGACCGGCAACCGGATCGAGGCCATGCCCCCGGACCTGGCCGGCGGCGCCGGCCCGCACCTGCGGGCCGCCCGGATCGCCGTCGCCGAGCAGCGGTTCGAGGACGCCGAGTTCCACCTGACCGAGATCGACGGGCTGACCGGTCCGCGGCCGCGGACCGGCCCGACCCCGCGTCCGCCGGCGGCGCCGGCGACCCCCTCGCTGGCGGACTTCAAGCGCCGCCGCGACGGGTCCGACGTCCCCACCCTGTCGGCGATCGAGCAGGCCGTCGCCGACGGCGACCGCGACGAACTGCTCGCGCTGGCCCGCCGCCTCGGTCGGCCCGACACCGTCGAGCTGGTCGACGCGATGATCGACCGGTTCGCCACCGACGGTGAGGTGGCCGAGGCGCTGCTCTCCGGCCTGCCGCCCCGGCAGCGGCCCGCGGTGCTGCACCGGCTGGCCGAGGTGCGCCGCGCCCGTGGCGACGAGGCCGGCGCCGAGGAGGCGGCGCGGCGCAGCCGGCCCCCGGTCCCACCGGCCGAGCTGACCGTGGCGTCCCCGCTGCCGGCCGCCGACCTGCTGGTGCCGCGGATCAACTCGTCGACCGGCGCCGACGACGCCCGTCCGTCCGCGACCGAGCTGGCCGACGCGCTGGCCGACGAGACCCGCGCCGGCTCCGCCATCTCCCTCGGCTGGGCGGTCGGCCAGTACGTCTTCGCCGGTGACCCGCTGCGCGGCCTGGAGCTGTACCGCGAGTGCGCGGAGCGCTTCTACGGCAACGCGACGTTGGCGTGGAACCTGGGCTGCGCGTACGCCGCGGTGGGCTGCCGGGACGAGGCGGTCGGCGCGCTGCGGTACTTCCTCGACATCATGGCGGACCGGGTCCCGGCGGAGCAGCGCGCGGCCCTCACCGAGTTCCTCCGCCACAACGGCGTGCCGGCGCCGGAACCGACACCGCCCCCGGTGCCGGTGGCCCTGCCGCAGCACGTCATGCAGGCGCAGGAGAAGGCCGCGAAGGCCCTCTACGAGCAGGGCCAGGCCGAGGCGGCGCTGCGCCGGATCCGGCGCCTGCTGCGGCTGGCCCCGCACTCGCCCGGCGCCTTCCTGCTGCTGCGGATCTGCCGGGAGCAGCGCTGGCTGGACCAGGCCCGCGAGGCGGTCGCGGAGATCGCGGCGGCCGGGGCCGCGAACTGGCGTCACCACTACGAGCTGGCGCGGATCGCGGTGGAGGTCGACGCCGCCGACCTCGCGGAGGAGCACCTGCGGACGGCCGCCGACCTCGGCGCGTCGATGGACGAGCTGTACCGGTTGCGGCAGCGGATCGGCGCCGGCGGGCCGGTGGCCGGGGCGCGGCTGGACGGCGCGGCGGAGCCGGCGACCGGCGCCTCGGCGCTGCCCCCGCTTCCGCAGCCCCGCGACCTCGTCCGCGAGGTGCGCGCCGCCATCGCCGACCCATACGACCCGTCGCACCTGGTGGGACTCGCGCGCCAGGCGCTCATGGTGATGCCCTCGGCCGCCACGGTGATCGTCGACGAGGTACTGGCCGCGCCGCACGCCGACGAGCTCGTCGGCGAGCTGGTGCGGTTCCTGCCGGCCGAGGGCCAGCTCACCGCCGTGCTGGTGCTGGCCCCCGAGCTGGGCCGCGCCGGCCGCACCCGGGACGCGATCGACCTGCTGCGGGGCGTGGAGACCGTGGCCCGGCCGACGGAGCTGCCCCGGGTGTGGTTGACCCTGCAACGGCTGATGCGGGACGCGGGCATCGACCCGGACGGCGAGCCGGGCGGCTGGCTCCGGTTGCCCGCCACGCCCGGACCGCCCCGATCGGACGGTCCCGCGCTCGCCCCGCCACCGTGGATCACCGAGATCGCCGTCACGTCGGGCACCCCGCCCGCCGTCCACCGGGCCCATCAGGTGCAGCTCGAGCAGGGTCCGGCGGCCGCGGCGCAGCTGTGGCGGGACGCCGTCGCCGCCGGCTTCGGGCTGGCGCTGCCCAACGCCCTCGGCACGCTGGTGCTCACCGGCCGGGCGGCCGAGGCCGTGGCGCTCTACCGGCAGACCTCCGACCGCCTCTACCTGGTGGCCAGCGCGGCCTGGAACCTCGGCTGCGCCTTCGCGTACCTCGGTGACCTGGAATCGGCCGGCGCCGCCTTCGAGTACCACACCCGGGTCACCTCCCGGACGTACCTGCCCGAGCAGCGGGCCGCGCTGGAGCGGCTCTTCGCCGAGTTGGGCCGCCCGCTGCCGATGCCGGTCGCCCACCCCGGGTGGCGTCCCGTCCCGTCGCCCCGGTCGGCGCCGGCGGGCGGCGTGTCGGCTGCCCGCGCCGTCGAGGCGTTCCGGCGCGCCCCGGACGCGCACCGGTTCATCGTCGCCAGCTCCGCCCTGCGCGCCGAGATGGCCGATGCCCCGCCGGACCGTCGGCGGCTGCTGCTGGCCCAGATCGAGGAGATGTTCGCGGAGCTGCCGTCGCCGACGGCCCACCCGTACGCCGAACACATCCGTGCCCTGGCGCTCGCCGGAGAGGACCAGCGGGCGTGGACGATGGTGCTGGACTGCCTCGACCGGTTCGACCTCGCCGCGGAGCTGCTCGCGCCGGCCCTGGCGCTGGCCACCGGCCGGGCCCGGGTGACCCAGCTCGAGGAGATCCTGACCCGGCAGGCGGACGGCGGGGACTACACCCGCTACCTCACCCTGGCCAAGCTCGCCCGCAAGCGGGGCGACGGCCCGGCCCGCCGGCGGTACGCCGAGGCCGCGCTGCTGCACAACCCCTCCTCGGCGGAGGCGCGCAAACTGTTGGGCAGGGGCGCCCCGCCGGCCGAGAACAGGCCGATCTGGGAACGCCGGTCCGCCCTCGAGGACCTGGTCCGGTCGATGACCACCCGAGAACCCGTCGAGGTGCTCAAGCAACTGCCGGACTACTCGGCCGAGATCAAGCGGCTGGAGAGCCGGGCGGTCGACGTGCTCACCCCGTACCCTCCGTGCGACGAGTTCCTGGACATCGAGGACGAGGCCCGACCCGCGGTGGACGCCGGGATCCGGGCCGCGCGCCACGAGGACTGGCCGCTCGCCGCGACCGAGTTCGGCGCGGCGCTGCAGCTCCAGCCGCGGCATCTCGGCGTGGCCCGGAACACCGCTGGCGCGTTCATCCGCCTCGGGCGGCTGTCGGACGCCCGGGCCATCGCCGAGTCGATCTCCTACAGCCACCACGGCAGGCTGCTGCTCGCGCAGCTCGCGTACGCCGAGAAGGACCTGGACCGGGCCGCCGACCACCTGGCCGAGCTCTCCGTGGCCGGCGTTCCGGAGGCGAACGCGTACGCGTTCGGCCTGGCCGGCCTGCGCCTGCACCTGCAGAACCGGCCCCGGGAGGCCGCCGAGGCGCTGCTGCGCCGCGCCGAGGACGCCCTGCCCGGCCGCCCCGAGTTCTCCACCGCGATGGCCGCGGTGATCGCCGACAGCCACGGTCACGACGATCTCGTGCGGCGGGCCGTCGGCCTGCTGTTCACGCCGCGCCTGACCAGCCGACAGGCGGTCGACTGGGCGATCGAGCGGCAACGGTTGGAGGCGCTCGGCGCGCCGCACGCGCCCGAGCTGCGCCCCGCCGACCTGGAACGGTTGGTGGACCACTTCGCCGGCCAGGATCCGGTCCGGCTGCGGAACTTCCTCGACCGGCTGGCGGACCGGCTGCCCGCCGCCCGCAACCGCGAGGTGCGGCTGCTCCGCGCGCGGGTCGCCGAGGAGTGCGGCCTCATCGAGGACGCGTTCGCGGCCCGGTTCGGTCTGCTCGACCCGAACGCCCGGGACCGGCGGGCCATGCTCGACGACCTCACCGCGTTCTGCGAACGCACCCTCTACCTGGAGGGGCTGGACCGGGTGCTCGAGGTCAAGCGGGAGTGGCAGCTGCTCACGCCGGTGGACAGCGACCGGGCGGAGGCGCAACGCAGCAGCATCGAGTACCGCAGGTCGGTCTACCGCGAGAAGATCAACGCCACCCTGTGGGAGATCCAGCGGATCAGGACCGACGACGACATCGCCCGGGTCGAGCCGCCCCTGGCCGCGCTGACCGACCGGCTGCTCGGCTTCACCGAGGGCACCGGCGTCGCCCAGGCGGTCCACCGGCTCGCCGGGTTGTGGCGGCGCTGCGTGGAGCTGCTGCCCCAGGTCGGTGGCCCGGTCACCGACGTCGGGCTGCGCAGCGAGCTGCTGACCGTGCTGCGGCAGATCCGCTCGCTGCAGACCGGCCTCGGCTCCCCGGTGGTCGAGGAGGCGGCGGCCACCGTCGGCAAGTGGCTGTACGGGCGGTGGGAGCAGATCGCCCGCGACCAGCGCAGCTCCACCGGGGCGATCGAGGTGAACGTGCTCGCCGCCACCCGGATCGTCGGCGGGCCGGTGGAGGCGGTCGTCGAGTTCACCGCGCACGTCGAGGTCCGGGAGCTGCGGGTGCGGCTCGGCGGCCAGACCACCAACCTCGGGCGGATGGACGCCGAGGAGCAGCGGACCGAGGGGTTCTGCGCGGACGTCGCCGCGGACGACGTGAGCCTGACGGTGACCTTCCAGACCGCCGACGGCCTGCGCGACGAGATCGTCCGGCAGCTCGCCCTCGAGGTGGGCGACCAGCACGAGCATCCGGTCCGGTCGCTGTTCACCCCGAACGTCACCGCGACCGGGGACATGTTCTTCGGCCGCAACGCCGAGCTGGAGAAGCTGCGCCTGGAGTACGGCGAGGCGCACACCCGCAACGCCACCATCCGCAGCCTGACCGGGCCGCGGAAGGTCGGCAAGACCTCCCTGCTGCAGTGGCTGGAGACGGACGGCCCGCCGGAGAGCTGGAAGATCCCGTACGTGCTGCCGATCTACCTGGACGTCAGCTCGTTCCCGTCGGGTGCGCACCCGCTGGGCCGCATCGGCCGGGCCATCGCCTCGGCCGCCGAGGCGCTCGCCGCGCAGGGCCGGTTCACCGACCCGGTCCCGCCGCCGCCGGCCGAGCCGGACGACGCGCAGGCGTTCATCCGCTGGTGCCGGCGGCTGCGGGCCGCCTGCGCCGAGCGGCTCGGATTCCTCGTCATTCTCGACGAGGTGCAGGAACTGCTGAAGGACCTGCACGCCCGGCAGGAGCTGGGTCCGGTGGCCGCCAGCCTGCGGACGATCGCCAACAGCGGAGCCGTCGCCCTGCTGCTCTGCGGTTCGTGCACCGGCGCCACGCTCAAGGCGCTGCTCGCCGGTACCGCGCTGCAGGACGAGTTGCAGACCGAGACGCTCGGCTACCTCGACCGCCGGGCGACCGAGCAGGTCTTCGAGGAGGGCTTCGCCGGGACGGCCCGCATCCTGCCGGAGGCCAGGGCCGAGGTGTGGCGGCTGACCGAGGGCCACCCGAACCACATCCACCACATCGGCAAGGACGTCGCCCTGCGGCTCACCACCGATCGCCGACGGCTGGTCACCCGGAGCCTGGTCGGCGAGGTCGGGCTCGCCATGGCGAAGACGTCGGCCGCCACCATCGGCATCGTCAAGCTGGACACCGAGGGGCCGGACGGTCGTGACCTGCTCGTCCAACTCGCCAACCGGGCGCAGGGGGCCATCGACCTCGGCGAGACGGCCGAGCTGAAGCGCGAACTCGACGCGCGGCACATGGACCAGATCGATCGCTACCTGCTGATCGGCCTGCTGCGGGTGGACCGCGAGCAGTACCGGTGGGCGAACGAGATCATCAACCTGCACGTCCAGCACTTCGCGGAACGGCAGTTCTCCCAGTTGCGGTTCACCATCGAGGAGAGCCACCTGCACGCGAGCCAGTACGAGACCCAGCGGACGTACTCGCTGGGGCCGTGCCGTACCCGGCTGGTGATGCGGGAGGGGCAGCTGTTCACCGCGAAGCGGGTGACCCACACGACCGACACCGGCGGGCGGTCGCGGGCCGACTCGTCGGCGCTGACCGGCGACGAGACCGCCAAGCTGGTCGACGAGTTCCTGACCTACCTGTCCCGCACGCCGCTGACCGGGGTGCCCCGGTACGTCGGCCGGGAGGGGGACTGGTTCCTCTTCGACCACGCCGAGGGCCGCTCGCTGGCGGAGATCGCCCGGATGCAGCGCGACGTGCCGACCGAGCCGTACAAGCTGGTCCGGTGGATCGCGGCCGCGTGCGACGTGGTGGAGCGGGTGTTCCGGCTGCGTGGGATCACCCATGGCAACATCAAGCCGGGCAACGTGATCGTGGACGACACCACGGTCAGCGTCGTCGACTGGGGTCGCGGCACCCAGGACGGGTCGGCCAACCCGATCAGCGGCGGCACCCCCGGCTACCTGAGCCCGGGCTATCTGCGCCGGCTGGACCAGGACGAGGGCGGCGCGCTGCCGACCGACGACGTCTTCGCCCTGGGCGTCGTGCTGTACCAGATGCTCGACCCGAACGGCGAGCTGCCCTACGGCACCGAACTCGCCGACCTCGACACCGCCGGCCGGCCGGCCGGCGCCCGGCCGTTGCCGGTGGAGTTGCCGCTGATGGCCTGCCTGACCCGGGCCATCGCGCTGCGCGACGAGGACCGCTACGTGACGGCCGGCGACTTCGCCCGGGACCTGCGGTTGGCGGTGCCGGAGGCGGCACCGGAACGGCCGGCCGAGTTTCCACCCGCGCCCGCGCCACCCCGCACGGCGGGCCAGAGCCTGATCATCCACAGAGTCGAGGAGATGAACGTGACGAAGGACGGGATCAGCATCGAGGGCAGCTCGGTCACGGGTTCGGTGGTGGGAAACCGGAACCGGATCGGGACCTTCGCGGTCAACGCCGGGGTGGAGACCTCGGAGCTGACGGCCCGGATCGCGCAGCTCGAGTCCGCCGTCGAGGCGCTGCGCGCCGAGCTGCCCGCGGGGGTCGCCGACGGCGTGGCCCGGGACCTGGCGGCGTTCACCGGCGAGGCGACCGCGGAGGCGCCGCGCCCGGACCGGCTCCAGCGCATCGGCGCGGACATCGTGGACGCCGCGGAGACGGTGCCGGCGTCCACCCCGCTCTTCCAGCGGGTCGGGTTGCCCGTGATCACCCTGGTCAACGAGATCATCAACATGATCGCCGGCTGA